The nucleotide sequence CCCTACGGCAATGATGCCAACAAGGCGCTGTTCCCCCCGAACGGCGTCGCGGCGACACGGGTGGACGTGCTGGTCTGCCCGAGCGAGAAACGCGCCGAGCCGGTTCTCGACGGGTCCGGAGCAGCCAAGCATTTTCCGCTCAACTACGGCCTCAACACCGGGGCGTATCTCGTCTTCGACCCCGCGACCGGGGCCGACGGTGGCGGCGCCTTCGCACCGTTCAGGCAGGTGCGGCCCAGCCAGTTCACGGACGGACTGAGCAACACGCTGGCGTTCGCCGAGGTCAAGGCCTTCACGCCCCGCTGGCAGGACGTTTCCTCCATGCCCGTGACGCCGCCGACGGACGGCGCTGCCGCCGCGGCACTCGCGACCGGCGGCAGTTTCTCCACCGAGGCCGGCCACACCGAGTGGGTCTGTGGCCGCACTGTGCACATCGGCTTCACGACCGCCCTGCCACCGAATACGCGGGTTGCCTACCGGCACTCGGACGGCAAGGAGTATGACGTCGACCTGACGTCTCCCCGGGAGACGGGCCCCACGAAGGCCTCGAACATGCAGCCCGATGCGACCCGCGCCGTGGTCACCTCCCGCAGCCATCACAGCGGCGGTGTGAACGTCAGCTTCATGGACGGCTCGGTCCGCTTCATGCAGTCGGACATCGACGGCTTCACATGGCGGGCCCTCGGGACGAGGGCCGGCGGCGACGTCCCCACGGGGCTGTGATCCACAGCCAAACCCATCTCCGGCCGGCCAGCGGCCTCAGCGGGTCGCTTGGGTCGCCGAAGCGGACGTCGGGCTCCCGGCCGTCATCTTGGTCGCCGCTTCGACGACACGAAACGCCGCCTGGAGTTCCCAGGGGGCGAAAAACGGCTCGTCGGGGTCGCCACCAGCGTGGTCGATCTTCTCCGCTGCCAGCCGTTCCCAGGTGAGACCGTTGGCGAGGTGCCAGGCGGCCGCCTGGGCGACCTTCTGCGGGATCTCGCCGCGGCCGAGCGCCTCGAGCACCACTGCCACCTTCGGATCCTTGGAGTGCGACTCGAGGGCCACGAGCTTGTAGGTGACCCGCTGCGAGGGCTCCGGCTTGCCATGCTCGAGGCAGACCGTGGGCACGCGGATGGTCCGCATCTTGCCCGGCATCACGGTCAGGCCGGCGGCGACGTCAGCCAGCCGCAGTTGACCACCCGCCTCTTGATCCCCGGCATCGAAGTCGGCGATGGCGAGGTCCATCACCTGCCGCAGCGACCACTTCGCCACGGGCTTGTCATGGAGCCAGGCGGCCGCGTCCGCGCCGTGGGCGACGTACGCGTCGAGGAGCCACGCCGGGGCCTGGAAGCGCATCCAGCCGCGAAACCGCACCCAGCGCGGATCGTGCGCGCCGTACACTTCACGGGCGAC is from Planctomycetia bacterium and encodes:
- a CDS encoding prepilin-type N-terminal cleavage/methylation domain-containing protein, which encodes MAAALVKMPALSIGQFRRRFPHRPSARQAGFTLVELLVVIAIIAVLIGLTIPAVQSARESVRRASCQNNLRQLGLAVANYEHSKRCFPASALAVASGTESPWSGQAQLLPFLEGDVVFRRIDFSKPYGNDANKALFPPNGVAATRVDVLVCPSEKRAEPVLDGSGAAKHFPLNYGLNTGAYLVFDPATGADGGGAFAPFRQVRPSQFTDGLSNTLAFAEVKAFTPRWQDVSSMPVTPPTDGAAAAALATGGSFSTEAGHTEWVCGRTVHIGFTTALPPNTRVAYRHSDGKEYDVDLTSPRETGPTKASNMQPDATRAVVTSRSHHSGGVNVSFMDGSVRFMQSDIDGFTWRALGTRAGGDVPTGL